In a single window of the Branchiostoma floridae strain S238N-H82 chromosome 2, Bfl_VNyyK, whole genome shotgun sequence genome:
- the LOC118404159 gene encoding collagen alpha-1(XII) chain-like has protein sequence MRVESAILSILGHIPGLLSVQVTHVGCVGLNIRITVNVVLVSSSSNTLVANLSAAVESGRVGNLTVDPSSLLFGKAALLCGNSLDIIYLVDGSGSVGANNFEKVKLFIKKAVSGFVIGPAATQVGVIQYSSKIRQEFSMNSFQTVSGLLGAIDAMEYMQGGTLTGRAIRYASKYGFSVFDGARRGVPKVLVVVTDGVSSDEVAIPALEAQRQGIFVYAIGVSNYDAEQLQKIASTNESSAMVDNFNLLDSVRNTLLTSVCDVTPPVYASVILNTQFTTALRNPGSAEYTNLSVRVKTEVSRLFLSIVGFRSVSVVDYQAAAGNRVKVVLVVFVSEFAVTSTNQTFISITHTGSIGSISVDASSAFVVGEETVPVVVSLVVRDLCNADLLNPDSATYRAFVTQVESAVLSILGNIPAVLSVRVTGIRCSGLNVQVTISVTVTSTSSNLLITTVSTAVRQGSIGNLTVNADSFLSGMAALVCQNPLDIIFLIDGSGSVGASNFEKVKQLMQKTITGFDIGPNTTQVGVIQYSSTVRQEFSMNTFHTNEAVSTVIDEIGYIRGGTLTGKAIRYVSRYGFAERDGARPGVPKVLIVVTDGVSSDAVKQSALEAQQKGIFVFAIGVAGYDMAQLEQIASSNRSLAVVDNFNLLDSLRNSLLTGVCDVPSPVVISLTLTIQYSTTMRNQTSIEFGSISTSLATELSRIFVDIPGFQGLTIVGLQPTPTNQVKATITVFVAQFSTTTMKVTFISAVQTGSLGSISVNTSSALVIEQDATQLLVSFVITDPCNADFLNSDSAAYMQFVIRVENALLSILGNIPGILSVKVTSISCSGLYIRVTISLGVVSASSGGLVTAISTDVSSGSVGDLTVDPTSFISGEEALVCRTPLDIILLLDGSGSVGAYNFEKVKQFSQKLVETFDIGPSATQIGVIQYSTRVRQEFSMNSFQSKETLSNAVDDIAYMRGGTLTGRAIRYVSRYGFARSDGARPGVAKVLIVVTDGISYDGVATPAYKARQKGILVYAIGVSGYDLTQLEQIASNNRTLAVVDNFNLLDSLRNTLLTGVCDAVPPVFVCVTLTTQFSIQLRNPDSSEFSSITSALIAEVSQLFTSIVGFQGATVVGYQPAPDNQVKVSIAVFVAEFAATTMKQTFVVAVSTGNLG, from the exons CACTACTCTGCGGTAATTCGTTGGATATCATCTATCTTGTCGACGGTTCCGGAAGCGTTGGAGCGAACAACTTTGAGAAAGTCAAACTATTCATCAAGAAGGCTGTTTCGGGATTTGTTATCGGTCCCGCTGCTACACAAGTTGGGGTCATACAATACAGCAGTAAAATCAGGCAAGAATTTTCAATGAATTCTTTCCAAACGGTTAGCGGTTTACTGGGAGCAATTGATGCCATGGAATACATGCAAGGTGGCACACTGACGGGACGAGCTATCCGTTACGCCAGCAAGTATGGCTTCTCAGTATTCGACGGAGCTCGTCGAGGAGTTCCCAAGGTGCTGGTTGTTGTGACGGATGGAGTCTCGTCAGACGAAGTAGCTATTCCGGCTTTGGAAGCACAGCGACAAGGCATTTTTGTGTACGCCATTGGTGTTTCTAACTACGACGCAGAACAACTGCAGAAAATTGCCAGTACGAACGAGTCCTCGGCTATGGTGGACAACTTCAACCTCTTGGACAGCGTGAGGAACACATTGCTGACGAGCGTGTGTGATG tgaCACCTCCTGTCTATGCATCTGTGATATTGAACACCCAGTTCACGACAGCGCTCCGAAACCCAGGATCTGCTGAGTATACCAATCTCTCTGTCAGAGTAAAGACGGAG GTTTCACGGTTGTTCCTTTCCATCGTTGGATTTCGAAGTGTGTCTGTTGTTGACTACCAAGCAGC GGCTGGCAATCGAGTGAAAGTTGTGTTGGTAGTGTTTGTTTCCGAGTTCGCAGTAACCAGCACGAATCAAACGTTCATCAGCATAACTCACACAGGGAGTATAGGATCGATTTCTGTCGATGCATCATCAGCTTTCGTTGTTGGAGAGG AAACCGTACCAGTTGTGGTGAGTCTTGTTGTGAGGGACCTTTGCAACGCCGATCTACTCAACCCAGATTCTGCAACGTACAGGGCATTCGTCACTCAAGTAGAGAGCGCG GTATTGTCAATTCTAGGAAACATTCCAGCAGTGCTTTCCGTAAGAGTAACCGGAATCCGTTGCTC GGGACTTAACGTCCAGGTGACTATCAGTGTGACCGTTACCTCAACGTCTTCCAATCTCCTGATCACTACTGTGTCTACGGCTGTACGACAAGGAAGCATCGGGAACTTGACTGTCAATGCGGACTCCTTTTTGTCGGGGATGGCAG CTCTGGTGTGCCAGAATCCGCTGGACATCATTTTTCTAATTGACGGATCCGGAAGCGTCGGTGCATCCAACTTTGAAAAGGTCAAGCAGTTGATGCAAAAGACTATTACAGGGTTTGACATCGGTCCCAACACAACCCAAGTCGGGGTCATCCAATACAGCTCGACAGTCAGACAGGAATTTTCCAtgaacaccttccacacaaATGAAGCTGTGTCGACAGTAATAGATGAGATAGGATACATCCGAGGCGGCACGCTGACAGGAAAAGCTATTCGATATGTGAGTAGATATGGCTTTGCAGAGAGAGATGGAGCTCGTCCTGGAGTACCCAAAGTTCTCATCGTCGTGACGGATGGTGTCTCATCTGACGCAGTAAAACAGTCGGCGTTAGAGGCGCAGCAGAAAGGAATTTTCGTGTTCGCGATAGGTGTTGCCGGCTACGATATGGCCCAACTGGAACAGATTGCAAGCAGCAATAGGTCTCTGGCTGTGGTGGACAACTTCAATCTCTTGGACAGCTTGAGGAACTCGCTTCTAACGGGAGTTTGTGATG TTCCATCGCCTGTGGTCATAAGTCTCACACTGACCATCCAGTATTCCACAACAATGAGGAACCAAACCTCTATTGAGTTTGGCAGTATTTCTACAAGCCTTGCAACCGAG TTATCTCGGATCTTCGTCGATATTCCGGGATTTCAAGGCTTGACCATTGTGGGTCTGCAACCAAC ACCCACGAATCAGGTGAAGGCGACCATTACTGTGTTTGTGGcgcaattttcaacaaccacgaTGAAAGTAACATTCATCAGTGCCGTGCAAACTGGGAGCTTGGGGTCAATATCAGTGAATACGTCTTCTGCACTCGTCATCGAACAAG ATGCCACGCAGTTGTTAGTAAGCTTTGTCATCACGGATCCGTGCAACGCCGATTTTCTCAACTCAGACTCTGCAGCGTACATGCAATTCGTCATTCGAGTGGAGAATGCG CTGCTTTCGATTCTTGGAAATATACCGGGAATACTGTCTGTGAAAGTGACCAGCATCAGTTGCTC TGGGCTTTACATCAGAGTGACTATTAGTTTAGGAGTCGTATCAGCGTCCTCTGGTGGACTTGTCACGGCAATCTCTACAGATGTATCATCAGGAAGTGTAGGTGACCTGACTGTCGATCCAACTTCGTTCATTTCAGGGGAAGAAG CGCTGGTGTGTCGAACTCCTCTGGACATCATTTTATTGCTAGATGGGTCTGGAAGTGTAGGGGCCTACAACTTCGAGAAAGTGAAACAGTTTTCTCAAAAGCTCGTCGAGACCTTTGACATCGGTCCATCTGCAACGCAAATAGGGGTTATCCAATACAGCACGCGTGTGAGACAGGAATTCTCCATGAACAGCTTCCAAAGCAAAGAAACTTTGTCCAATGCAGTCGACGATATTGCATACATGCGAGGCGGTACACTGACTGGAAGGGCTATCAGGTATGTGAGCAGGTACGGCTTTGCAAGATCGGATGGAGCTCGTCCGGGAGTAGCAAAAGTGCTTATTGTCGTCACAGATGGCATTTCGTATGACGGAGTGGCAACACCAGCATATAAAGCAAGACAGAAGGGAATCCTTGTCTACGCTATTGGTGTGTCAGGCTACGACCTGACGCAGCTCGAGCAGATCGCCAGCAATAACAGGACCTTGGCTGTGGTGGACAACTTCAACCTGCTGGATAGTCTGAGGAACACACTTTTGACTGGAGTTTGCGATG CCGTGCCACCAGTCTTTGTGTGTGTAACATTGACTACCCAGTTCTCCATACAACTGAGAAACCCTGACTCGAGCGAATTCTCCAGCATCACCAGTGCTCTCATTGCAGAG GTATCCCAACTATTTACCTCCATCGTGGGATTCCAAGGAGCAACTGTGGTTGGTTACCAACCTGC CCCTGACAATCAAGTAAAAGTATCAATTGCTGTCTTTGTTGCTGAGTTTGCTGCTACTACTATGAAGCAaacatttgttgttgctgtaagCACTGGCAACTTGGGG